A DNA window from Helianthus annuus cultivar XRQ/B chromosome 15, HanXRQr2.0-SUNRISE, whole genome shotgun sequence contains the following coding sequences:
- the LOC110912390 gene encoding protein COBRA, whose amino-acid sequence MDCFRSPTRFLISTIVFVLFVSSLQFHYTEAYDALDPNGNITIKWDIISWTPDGYVAVVTMFNFQQYRHISAPGWTLGWTWAKKEVIWSMMGGQATDQGDCSRYKTSPPHCCKKTPSIVDLLPGTPYNQQIANCCKGGVINSWAQEPNNYASSFQLSVGAAGTSNKTVKPPKNFTLLAPGPGYTCGPAVVGKPSKFLSSDGRRVTQAMMTWNVTCTYSQFLAQKTPTCCVSLSSFYNDTIVPCPTCTCGCQNNDTNPGSCVNPNSPYLASVVNAPGKNSLTPLVQCTRHMCPIRVHWHVKLNYKDYWRVKVTITNFNYRMNYSQWNLVVQHPNFDNLTQIFSFNYKPLTPYSTINDTAMLWGVKFYNDFLNQAGPMGNVQSELLFRKDKSTFTFDKGWAFPRRVYFNGDNCVMPPPDAYPHLPNAGSRGKWSLFVFFMTCLTFIFLFE is encoded by the exons ATGGATTGCTTCAGATCCCCTACAAGATTCTTGATCTCCACCATTGTGTTTGTCTTATTTGTTTCATCACTTCAGTTTCATTACACAG AAGCCTACGATGCACTTGACCCGAATGGAAATATCACAATTAAGTGGGACATTATTAGTTGGACTCCGGATGGCTATGTT GCTGTTGTTACTATGTTCAACTTCCAACAATATCGACACATTTCGGCTCCAGGGTGGACTCTCGGTTGGACCTGGGCCAAGAAAGAGGTGATATGGAGCATGATGGGCGGTCAAGCCACCGATCAAGGAGACTGTTCACGATACAAAACTTCACCTCCCCATTGCTGCAAGAAAACGCCTTCAATCGTTGACTTACTACCCGGGACTCCTTACAATCAGCAAATAGCAAATTGTTGTAAAGGTGGAGTTATCAACTCGTGGGCCCAAGAGCCCAATAATTACGCGAGCTCGTTCCAGCTTAGCGTTGGTGCAGCAGGAACCAGTAACAAGACGGTTAAACCGCCCAAAAACTTCACGTTGCTTGCACCGGGCCCCGGGTATACATGTGGACCGGCTGTAGTTGGTAAACCGTCGAAGTTTTTAAGTTCAGATGGAAGAAGAGTGACTCAAGCTATGA TGACGTGGAATGTTACGTGCACGTATTCTCAGTTTCTGGCTCAGAAAACCCCTACTTGTTGTGTATCGCTCTCGTCGTTTTACAACGATACTATTGTGCCATGCCCGACATGCACTTGTGGGTGCCAAAACAACGATACTAACCCTGGAAGTTGTGTGAA CCCAAACTCACCATATCTAGCTTCGGTTGTTAACGCTCCTGGTAAGAACAGCTTAACACCGCTGGTTCAGTGTACGAGACACATGTGTCCGATTCGTGTTCACTGGCACGTGAAGCTTAACTACAAGGATTACTGGCGGGTGAAAGTCACGATTACAAACTTTAATTACAGGATGAACTACTCACAATGGAATCTAGTCGTCCAACACCCTAACTTCGACAACCTTACTCAAATATTCAGCTTTAACTACAAACCGTTGACTCCTTACTCTACTATAA ATGACACTGCTATGCTATGGGGCGTTAAATTTTATAACGATTTTCTTAACCAAGCTGGACCGATGGGGAATGTTCAATCAGAATTACTCTTCCGAAAAGATAAATCGACTTTTACTTTTGATAAGGGCTGGGCTTTCCCGCGTAGAGTTTATTTTAACGGCGATAATTGTGTTATGCCACCACCAGACGCGTACCCGCATCTCCCGAACGCTGGTTCTCGGGGAAAATGGTCGTTATTTGTTTTCTTCATGACATGTTTGACTTTCATCTTTCTCTTTGAGTAA
- the LOC110912391 gene encoding COBRA-like protein 4, whose amino-acid sequence MRIVISAWIFLALCSFSAAFDPLDPTGNITIRWDIMSWTADGYVASVTMNNFQMYRHIQAPGWTLGWTWAKKEVIWSMVGAQTTEQGDCSKFKANVPHCCKKTPTVVDLLPGVPYNQQFSNCCKGGVVAAWGQDPSAAVSAFQVSVGMAGTSNKTVKLPKNFTLLGPGPGYTCGPARVVPPTTFLTPDRRRKTQALMTWNVTCTYSRFLASKHPSCCVSFSSFYNETITACPTCACGCENKNKCVKSDSKLLSVVGVNTPKKDNSPLLQCTRHMCPIRVHWHVKQNYKDYWRAKVAVTNFNYRMNYTQWTLVVQHPNLNNVTQVFSFNYKPLVPYGSINDTGMFYGMKFFNDLLMEAGPTGNIQSEVLLQKDQNTFTFKQGWAFPRKVYFNGEECMLPPPESYPFLPNSARKTLAGPLTLLVSLVMFLFF is encoded by the exons ATGAGGATCGTCATCTCTGCTTGGATATTTCTTGCGCTATGTTCATTTTCGG CGGCTTTTGATCCTCTTGATCCAACTGGAAATATAACGATCAGATGGGATATAATGTCTTGGACCGCGGATGGTTATGTG GCATCGGTAACGATGAACAATTTCCAGATGTATCGTCACATCCAAGCGCCAGGGTGGACCCTCGGATGGACATGGGCTAAGAAAGAAGTGATATGGTCAATGGTCGGGGCGCAAACCACCGAACAAGGAGACTGTTCAAAGTTTAAAGCCAATGTGCCACACTGTTGTAAGAAAACCCCTACGGTTGTGGACTTGCTACCCGGTGTTCCGTACAACCAACAGTTCTCCAACTGTTGCAAAGGTGGGGTGGTAGCGGCATGGGGTCAAGATCCATCGGCTGCGGTCTCGGCTTTTCAGGTTAGCGTTGGGATGGCCGGAACGTCAAACAAGACGGTCAAACTACCGAAGAATTTCACTCTTCTAGGTCCTGGACCAGGGTATACATGTGGACCTGCAAGGGTTGTTCCTCCAACTACTTTTCTTACTCCTGATCGCCGAAGAAAAACTCAGGCGTTAA TGACGTGGAATGTGACATGCACGTATTCACGGTTTTTGGCTTCAAAACACCCAAGTTGTTGTGTTTCTTTCTCATCATTCTACAATGAAACGATCACAGCTTGTCCTACGTGTGCGTGTGGTTGTGAAAATAAGAACAAATGTGTCAA GAGTGACTCTAAGCTTCTAAGTGTTGTTGGAGTAAATACGCCGAAAAAAGACAATTCACCATTGCTTCAATGCACTCGCCATATGTGTCCTATTAGGGTTCACTGGCACGTAAAGCAAAACTACAAAGACTACTGGCGAGCAAAGGTCGCAGTAACGAACTTCAACTATAGGATGAACTACACACAATGGACGCTTGTGGTTCAACATCCTAATCTCAACAACGTTACTCAAGTTTTTAGCTTTAACTACAAGCCCCTCGTTCCCTACGGGTCTATAA ATGATACCGGCATGTTTTATGGGATGAAGTTCTTCAACGATCTTTTAATGGAAGCGGGGCCAACGGGAAATATACAGTCGGAGGTGCTACTACAAAAAGACCAAAACACGTTCACTTTCAAGCAAGGTTGGGCGTTTCCAAGAAAAGTCTACTTCAACGGTGAAGAATGCATGCTTCCTCCACCGGAATCATACCCATTCCTGCCAAACTCTGCCCGTAAAACCCTTGCTGGCCCGTTAACATTACTGGTTTCGTTGGTTATGTTCTTATTCTTTTAA